Proteins encoded together in one Lathyrus oleraceus cultivar Zhongwan6 chromosome 5, CAAS_Psat_ZW6_1.0, whole genome shotgun sequence window:
- the LOC127085372 gene encoding putative pectinesterase/pectinesterase inhibitor 26, whose product MDSLKNFKGYDKVETNLEDQQNQPQHGHKISKPLIATISIIITTILFLTLTLSFTLLFHHTDSQTPLNSTDSIRSICNVTRFPDSCLTALSPSSQNLTNPNSILKLSIIASVDELTKLASSLKANSNERAFDDCKELIDDAVSRLNESVSAVSDGAQPLTDVKIKDIQTWVSAALTDQQTCVDELEEVGLSLETVEKVKKMMQKSNEYTSNSLAIVAHINNLLPIH is encoded by the coding sequence ATGGATTCTCTCAAAAATTTCAAAGGCTACGACAAAGTTGAAACCAACCTCGAAGATCAACAAAATCAGCCACAGCACGGCCACAAAATCTCCAAACCCCTCATCGCCACAATTTCCATCATCATCACCACCATCCTCTTCCTCACTCTCACTTTATCTTTCACCCTTTTATTCCACCACACCGACTCACAAACCCCTCTCAACTCAACCGACTCAATCAGATCCATTTGCAACGTGACTCGCTTCCCTGACTCATGCCTCACCGCTTTATCTCCCTCCTCACAAAACCTCACCAACCCAAACTCCATCCTCAAACTCTCCATCATCGCCTCCGTCGACGAACTTACCAAACTCGCTTCATCGCTAAAAGCCAATTCCAACGAACGCGCGTTCGATGATTGCAAGGAACTAATAGACGACGCGGTGAGTCGACTCAACGAATCGGTTTCGGCGGTTTCCGACGGTGCCCAACCGTTGACGGATGTTAAAATTAAAGATATTCAGACGTGGGTTAGTGCCGCGTTGACGGATCAACAAACGTGTGTTGATGAGTTGGAAGAAGTTGGGCTTTCTTTGGAGACAGTTGAAAAGGTAAAGAAAATGATGCAGAAATCAAATGAGTATACCAGCAATAGTTTGGCTATTGTGGCTCATATCAACAATTTGTTACCAATTCATTAA